From one Chryseobacterium sp. 3008163 genomic stretch:
- a CDS encoding carboxylesterase family protein encodes MKSQQNIETHTFHTPFGKILALKQNGIMKAKNIRYAYSERFKKPIATEPSDSEILFPEKTPVCPQNISPLLEKMIGKTNLDDFEVDESPQFISVLRPENFNEKLPIIVWIHGGSYEIGCGDIATADPTDWVKEQNLIVVTVSYRLGIFGFLGGTKERPANLGLFDIIEGLKWIKTNISSFGGDAENITLFGQSSGGDAIAHLMASEGIENLFKRVIIHSAPLGLRQNRSKMSMEFLGNTKSFDEKSDAVEMIENYKNNLPSFIKYGLKAAMPFGTQYGFPPLCNESEVEEKWKHNAKNIDVLIGLNDEETSFYLKASDNLNKYLPKRIINRAIRTTTEIIYGKPAKDFAENYAEAGGNVYLFRIHPRLTENYFMGAHAIDLPFIFGNESAWKNAGILKNIPWKYINENGKKLRKLWAEFAQSGSISDDSERPEILVLRKI; translated from the coding sequence ATGAAATCTCAGCAGAATATTGAAACGCATACTTTTCATACACCATTTGGAAAAATTTTAGCCTTGAAACAGAACGGAATCATGAAAGCCAAAAACATCCGTTATGCTTATTCTGAAAGGTTTAAAAAACCAATTGCAACAGAGCCATCAGATTCTGAAATTCTTTTTCCTGAAAAAACTCCTGTTTGTCCGCAAAACATCAGTCCGCTTTTAGAGAAAATGATTGGCAAAACCAATTTGGATGATTTTGAAGTGGATGAGTCGCCACAATTTATCTCGGTTTTACGTCCTGAAAATTTTAATGAAAAATTACCAATTATCGTATGGATTCACGGTGGTTCTTACGAAATTGGCTGTGGAGATATCGCAACCGCAGATCCTACAGATTGGGTGAAAGAACAAAATTTAATTGTTGTCACCGTTTCATATCGCTTAGGAATCTTTGGATTTTTAGGTGGAACAAAAGAAAGACCAGCCAATTTAGGATTGTTTGACATCATTGAAGGTTTGAAATGGATAAAAACAAATATCTCAAGTTTTGGAGGTGATGCAGAAAATATTACTCTTTTCGGACAGTCGTCCGGAGGTGATGCGATTGCTCATCTGATGGCATCCGAAGGAATCGAAAATTTATTTAAAAGAGTCATTATTCACAGTGCGCCGTTAGGTTTAAGGCAAAACAGAAGTAAAATGTCTATGGAATTTTTAGGTAATACTAAAAGTTTCGATGAAAAATCTGATGCTGTAGAGATGATAGAAAACTACAAAAATAATCTCCCGTCTTTTATAAAATATGGTTTAAAAGCTGCAATGCCATTCGGAACTCAATATGGTTTTCCGCCATTGTGTAACGAAAGTGAAGTGGAAGAAAAATGGAAGCATAATGCTAAAAATATCGATGTTTTAATTGGTTTAAATGACGAAGAAACTTCATTTTATTTAAAAGCTTCAGACAATTTAAATAAATATTTGCCGAAAAGAATCATTAATAGAGCAATCCGGACGACTACTGAAATTATATACGGAAAACCTGCTAAAGATTTTGCTGAAAATTATGCTGAAGCAGGAGGAAATGTTTATTTATTCCGCATTCATCCGCGTCTGACTGAAAATTATTTTATGGGAGCACATGCCATTGATCTTCCTTTTATTTTTGGGAATGAATCTGCCTGGAAAAATGCAGGAATTTTAAAAAATATTCCCTGGAAATATATTAATGAAAACGGTAAAAAATTAAGAAAGCTTTGGGCAGAATTTGCCCAAAGCGGTAGTATATCTGATGATTCTGAAAGACCTGAGATTTTAGTTCTCCGAAAGATTTAG
- a CDS encoding alpha-amylase, with amino-acid sequence MNQTMIQFFHWYSDGDGVLWKHAEKEAKHLSELGITSVWFPPAYKGTNGGYSVGYDAYDLYDLGEFDQKNSIPTKYGTKQDYINSIKALKKENIQVIVDIVLGHKAGGDELETFKAAKVDENNREKIISEFSDIQSYTKFTFPGRGKKYSDFEWNFTCFSGVDYAEGKDSHIYKIQSEYGNDWEEMIDDEKGNYDYLMFNDVEHRNPHVREELNNWAKWYFDQTDFDGVRLDALKHISYDFYKEWLTMLRTNSGKNIFAVGEYWAPGQLNLLQKYIEATEGCMSLFDSSLHNNFHTASNEGGSYDLRRIFDETLTASDPLHSVSIVDNHDTQPLQDLEAPVETWFKPLAYALILLRENGYPCIFYPDLYGASYKDNDREGNEQEIFLDKVDGIEELLKARKENAYGIQRDYFEDANCLGWTREGDDEHQGCAIVLSNKDAYEKPMEMGEKYIGKTFYDFLGRFEDKVTIDENGWGNFPVPAGNVSVWIPK; translated from the coding sequence ATGAACCAGACAATGATTCAATTTTTCCATTGGTACAGTGACGGAGACGGGGTGCTATGGAAACATGCCGAAAAAGAGGCAAAACATTTATCAGAATTAGGAATCACATCAGTTTGGTTTCCGCCCGCTTATAAAGGAACAAACGGAGGATACTCTGTAGGATATGATGCGTACGATCTCTATGATTTGGGGGAATTTGACCAAAAAAACAGTATTCCTACAAAATACGGAACCAAGCAGGATTACATCAACTCAATTAAGGCATTAAAAAAAGAGAACATACAGGTTATCGTTGACATTGTGTTAGGTCATAAAGCCGGCGGTGACGAGCTTGAAACCTTTAAAGCAGCAAAAGTAGACGAAAACAATCGCGAAAAAATCATTTCAGAGTTTTCAGATATTCAGTCGTATACAAAATTCACCTTTCCCGGAAGAGGAAAAAAATATTCTGACTTTGAATGGAATTTCACCTGTTTCAGCGGTGTTGATTATGCCGAAGGAAAAGATTCTCATATTTACAAAATACAGTCTGAGTACGGAAATGACTGGGAAGAAATGATCGATGATGAAAAAGGAAATTACGATTATCTAATGTTTAACGATGTTGAACACAGAAATCCTCACGTACGAGAAGAGCTTAATAATTGGGCAAAATGGTATTTTGACCAAACCGATTTTGACGGCGTAAGACTAGATGCTTTAAAGCATATCTCTTATGATTTTTATAAAGAATGGTTGACGATGTTGCGTACGAATTCCGGTAAAAATATCTTTGCAGTCGGCGAATATTGGGCTCCCGGACAATTAAATTTACTCCAAAAATATATTGAAGCCACAGAAGGTTGCATGAGCTTATTTGACAGTTCGCTTCATAACAATTTTCACACCGCATCCAACGAAGGCGGTTCTTATGATTTGCGAAGAATTTTTGATGAGACACTAACGGCATCAGACCCTTTGCATTCTGTAAGCATTGTAGATAATCATGACACACAACCTTTACAGGATTTGGAAGCTCCGGTTGAAACCTGGTTTAAACCCTTGGCGTATGCATTGATTTTGCTTAGAGAAAATGGCTATCCGTGTATTTTTTATCCCGATTTGTATGGCGCAAGTTATAAAGATAATGACCGTGAAGGAAACGAGCAGGAAATATTTTTAGATAAAGTAGATGGTATCGAAGAGCTTTTGAAAGCCAGAAAAGAAAATGCCTACGGAATTCAGAGAGACTATTTTGAAGACGCCAATTGTCTAGGCTGGACTCGTGAAGGCGATGATGAACATCAAGGTTGCGCTATTGTGTTGAGCAATAAAGACGCTTACGAAAAGCCAATGGAAATGGGTGAAAAATATATCGGTAAAACTTTTTATGATTTTCTTGGAAGATTTGAAGATAAGGTAACTATTGATGAAAACGGTTGGGGGAATTTCCCTGTTCCTGCTGGAAATGTGAGTGTTTGGATCCCGAAATAG
- the dinB gene encoding DNA polymerase IV, with amino-acid sequence MDAFYASVEQHDNPALRGKAIAVGGGHRGVVSAASYEARKYGVRSAMPSKTAKEKCPHLIFVPPRFPRYKEISRMIREIFHEYTDLVEPLSLDEAYLDVTENKKDIDSANQIAKEIRQKIFEKTGLTASAGISVNKFLAKVASDINKPNGQKTIHPEKIEKFLEELPVEKFHGVGKVTANKMFSLAIYKGKDLKKRSLEDLTRLFGKSGKYYYDVVRGIHHSEVKPHRIQKSVAVERTFFEDLSDEQQIDEKLESLSEELHQRLTKNNIMGRSLTLKIKYKDFSLFTRSITKEEYFSSPEQYFKTSKKLWELRPYDKAVRLLGLSLSHLNTEEKKQISVQLKIRFEEFED; translated from the coding sequence ATGGATGCATTCTATGCTTCTGTGGAGCAGCATGACAATCCTGCACTTCGCGGAAAAGCCATTGCAGTGGGCGGTGGGCATCGAGGTGTAGTTTCTGCGGCAAGTTATGAAGCGAGAAAATATGGTGTGCGCTCTGCAATGCCTAGTAAAACGGCAAAAGAAAAATGTCCGCATCTTATTTTTGTTCCGCCAAGATTCCCGAGGTATAAAGAGATTTCAAGAATGATTCGTGAGATTTTTCATGAATATACGGATTTGGTAGAACCGCTTTCTTTAGATGAAGCCTATCTTGATGTTACCGAAAATAAAAAAGACATAGATTCTGCCAATCAGATTGCCAAAGAAATCCGCCAGAAAATCTTTGAAAAGACTGGTTTGACAGCCTCTGCAGGAATTTCAGTTAATAAATTTTTAGCTAAAGTCGCCTCCGACATCAATAAACCCAACGGACAAAAAACCATTCATCCCGAAAAAATTGAAAAATTTCTGGAAGAACTTCCTGTAGAAAAATTTCACGGTGTGGGAAAAGTTACTGCCAACAAAATGTTTAGTCTGGCAATTTATAAGGGAAAAGATTTAAAGAAAAGATCGCTGGAAGATTTAACGAGACTTTTCGGTAAGTCGGGAAAATATTATTATGATGTCGTACGTGGTATCCATCATTCTGAAGTGAAACCTCATAGAATTCAAAAAAGTGTTGCAGTAGAAAGAACTTTTTTTGAAGATCTTTCTGATGAGCAGCAAATTGACGAAAAACTTGAGAGCTTAAGCGAAGAACTTCATCAGAGATTGACGAAAAACAATATCATGGGAAGATCTTTGACCTTAAAAATAAAATATAAAGATTTCTCACTATTCACAAGAAGCATCACAAAAGAAGAATATTTCAGCTCTCCTGAGCAATACTTTAAAACTTCAAAAAAGCTTTGGGAGCTCCGTCCTTACGATAAAGCGGTACGATTATTGGGTCTGTCGTTATCTCATCTCAATACCGAAGAAAAAAAGCAGATTTCTGTTCAGCTTAAAATTCGTTTTGAGGAATTCGAAGATTAG
- a CDS encoding OmpA family protein yields the protein MRYFKIIRGRSKLCCEFNEEKSKIKVELSSHTDSRASNAYNQKLSQRRADSSVSYIVSHGIERSRLVSRGAGETELLNRCSDNVACSEEEHRINRRTEFKILCVENY from the coding sequence ATCAGATATTTTAAAATCATCAGAGGCAGATCTAAATTATGTTGTGAATTTAATGAAGAAAAATCCAAAATCAAGGTAGAACTATCTTCGCATACTGACTCCAGAGCGAGCAATGCTTATAACCAAAAACTATCTCAGAGAAGAGCCGATTCTAGTGTCAGCTATATCGTTAGTCATGGTATCGAAAGAAGCCGATTGGTTTCCCGCGGCGCAGGCGAAACAGAATTGCTCAACCGCTGTTCAGACAATGTTGCGTGTTCCGAAGAAGAACACAGAATCAACCGCAGAACAGAATTCAAAATCTTATGTGTAGAAAATTATTAA
- a CDS encoding carboxypeptidase-like regulatory domain-containing protein, which translates to MAGGSLDYYFNRWWGIGVDFDYLVNNPKNTYPTENVIYSSFTVNQFHLMENYISRTFLGIGPNLRYKKNDKWNLELKLRGGISNIKGGYTMLDGTIPMVPTPMNIALNQHAGYDAKNIFSGKASLQYNYFITKSLGLHLGIYHINHFKVPELIDPSIGYSSSYYSFTNDEGANNLALEPKFRDKACNCNINSTGVYAGVTLRFPKKEKCTTCQLCNVCHKVHEPPMCAATCNTCGCKISVTAKDKLSGEVLDHTDVVLQRQDGTIVESGKTNSFGVVVFDNVSAGDYSVKGRLYSVNLQESKISQAEFDQCKANGGVIQKEILYTDDNFVLKGQVFECNTTKTIEGANIELSHLVSNTKKNTISSALGEYIFNISKNTAYSIKGNKDGYFSNEVEINTAAYDRTKSLFIKFEVCVDPCGKAIILNNINFNLDKSDILKSSEADLNYVVNLMKKNPKSR; encoded by the coding sequence ATGGCCGGCGGAAGTCTTGACTATTATTTTAATCGTTGGTGGGGAATTGGGGTAGACTTCGATTATTTAGTTAATAATCCTAAAAACACTTATCCCACGGAAAATGTTATATACAGCAGTTTTACGGTGAATCAATTTCATTTAATGGAAAACTATATATCCCGTACTTTTTTAGGAATCGGACCCAATTTGAGATACAAAAAAAATGACAAATGGAATCTTGAATTAAAACTGAGAGGCGGAATTTCTAATATTAAAGGAGGATACACAATGCTTGACGGAACAATTCCGATGGTTCCTACACCGATGAATATTGCACTCAATCAGCACGCAGGATATGACGCAAAAAACATTTTCTCTGGTAAAGCATCATTACAGTACAATTATTTTATCACGAAATCATTAGGTCTGCATTTAGGCATTTACCATATTAATCATTTTAAAGTTCCTGAATTAATTGATCCGAGCATAGGCTATTCTTCAAGTTATTACAGTTTTACAAACGATGAAGGAGCAAATAACCTGGCATTAGAACCAAAATTCAGAGATAAAGCATGCAATTGCAATATCAATTCTACAGGCGTTTATGCAGGGGTAACTTTGAGATTTCCAAAAAAAGAAAAATGTACTACCTGCCAATTGTGCAACGTTTGCCACAAAGTACATGAGCCACCAATGTGCGCAGCAACCTGTAATACATGTGGGTGTAAAATATCAGTCACAGCTAAAGATAAGCTAAGCGGAGAAGTTCTTGATCATACTGATGTCGTATTACAAAGACAAGACGGAACGATTGTAGAATCTGGTAAAACTAACAGCTTTGGTGTCGTTGTCTTTGATAATGTATCGGCAGGAGACTATTCTGTAAAAGGTAGACTCTACAGCGTCAATTTGCAGGAAAGCAAAATTTCACAGGCAGAATTTGATCAGTGTAAAGCAAATGGTGGAGTTATTCAGAAAGAAATCCTGTATACAGACGATAATTTTGTTCTGAAAGGCCAAGTCTTCGAATGCAATACCACAAAAACCATTGAAGGAGCAAATATAGAATTGTCGCATCTGGTTTCCAACACGAAGAAAAATACAATCTCTTCTGCTTTAGGAGAATATATTTTCAACATCAGTAAAAATACAGCTTATTCTATTAAAGGAAACAAAGACGGATATTTTTCAAATGAAGTAGAAATAAATACAGCAGCTTACGACAGAACAAAATCATTATTTATAAAATTTGAAGTTTGTGTAGATCCTTGTGGCAAGGCAATCATACTAAATAACATCAATTTTAATTTAGATAAATCAGATATTTTAAAATCATCAGAGGCAGATCTAAATTATGTTGTGAATTTAATGAAGAAAAATCCAAAATCAAGGTAG